The proteins below come from a single Aegilops tauschii subsp. strangulata cultivar AL8/78 chromosome 6, Aet v6.0, whole genome shotgun sequence genomic window:
- the LOC109751015 gene encoding desmethyl-deoxy-podophyllotoxin synthase-like codes for MEQRAYYLCLFLALLLPLLLLKLNSKHHGVRLPPGPWRLPVIGSLHHLAGNPLVHRVMADLARRLDAPLMYLKLGEVPVVVATSPEAAREIMRTHDVVFATRPWSPTMKIMNSEGEGLVFARYGTPWRQLRKICILELLSARRVQSFRHIREDEAGRLVAAVAAVPPGEPVNVSERIAVLITDSAVRAMIGDRFKRREEFLQTLEEGVKLATGFNLGDLFPSSWLANFISGTARLAEENHRKSYEVMEYAIKQHEEQRAAASANGDVEEGEDLVGALLRIRKEGGLDVPLTMGMVKGVILDLFGAGSETSATTLQWAMSELMRNPNVMWKAQAEVRDNLQEKPKVTEDDLINLKYLKLVIKETMRLHPAAPLLLPREAREPCKILGYDVPKGTTVLVNAWAIGRDPKHWEDPEEFKPERFESHTVDFKGTDFEYIPFGAGRRMCPGMTFAQASMEIVLAALLYHFDWELPSGVKPDGLDMTEKMGVTVRRKNDLNLHHIVRVPPI; via the exons ATGGAGCAACGGGCGTACTACCTCTGCCTCTTCTTggctctcctcctccctctcctgctCCTCAAGCTCAACAGCAAGCATCACGGCGTGCGTCTGCCACCTGGCCCATGGCGGCTGCCGGTCATCGGCAGCCTGCACCACCTCGCCGGTAACCCGCTCGTGCACCGTGTCATGGCCGACCTTGCGCGTCGGCTGGACGCGCCGCTCATGTACCTCAAGCTCGGCGAGGTGCCGGTCGTGGTGGCCACGTCCCCGGAGGCCGCCCGCGAGATCATGCGGACGCACGACGTCGTCTTCGCGACGCGGCCGTGGAGCCCCACCATGAAGATCATGAACTCCGAAGGGGAAGGGCTGGTATTCGCACGCTACGGCACCCCGTGGCGGCAGCTCCGCAAGATCTGCATCCTGGAGCTTCTCAGTGCGCGCCGTGTGCAGTCGTTCCGCCACATCAGGGAGGACGAGGCCGGCCGCCTCGTGGCCGCCGTCGCGGCGGTGCCGCCCGGGGAGCCCGTGAACGTGAGCGAGCGGATCGCCGTGCTCATCACCGACTCGGCGGTGCGCGCCATGATCGGGGACAGGTTCAAGAGGCGGGAGGAGTTCTTGCAGACGCTCGAGGAAGGGGTCAAGCTCGCCACCGGGTTCAACCTTGGCGACTTGTTCCCGTCGTCGTGGCTCGCCAACTTCATCAGCGGCACGGCACGGCTGGCGGAGGAGAACCACCGCAAGAGCTACGAGGTCATGGAGTACGCAATCAAGCAACACGAGGAGCAGAGGGCTGCCGCCTCGGCGAACGGCGACGTGGAGGAAGGAGAGGACCTGGTGGGCGCGCTCTTGAGGATCCGCAAGGAAGGTGGCCTCGACGTGCCTCTTACCATGGGAATGGTCAAAGGAGTCATACTT GATTTATTTGGCGCTGGGAGCGAGACATCAGCTACCACGCTTCAATGGGCCATGTCAGAGCTCATGAGGAACCCAAATGTGATGTGGAAAGCACAAGCTGAAGTACGCGACAACCTCCAAGAAAAGCCTAAAGTGACCGAGGATGACTTGATCAATCTCAAGTACCTCAAACTCGTCATCAAGGAGACAATGAGGTTGCATCCGGCCGCACCATTGCTTCTCCCTAGGGAGGCCAGGGAGCCTTGCAAAATCCTCGGGTACGATGTACCCAAAGGTACCACGGTATTGGTGAATGCGTGGGCGATCGGCAGAGACCCAAAACATTGGGAAGACCCTGAGGAGTTCAAACCAGAGAGGTTCGAGTCTCACACGGTGGACTTCAAAGGCACAGACTTTGAATACATACCGTTTGGGGCAGGTCGGAGGATGTGCCCTGGAATGACGTTTGCTCAAGCCAGCATGGAGATCGTGCTTGCTGCACTGCTCTACCACTTTGATTGGGAGCTCCCGAGTGGGGTGAAGCCTGATGGGTTGGACATGACAGAGAAGATGGGCGTCACTGTCCGGAGGAAGAATGATCTCAATTTACATCACATTGTCCGTGTGCCTCCGATTTGA